The proteins below are encoded in one region of Clostridium pasteurianum DSM 525 = ATCC 6013:
- a CDS encoding transketolase, producing MQNDLKLLKENAVKIREDIITMLTESASGHTGGSLSAVEILTTLYFKEMNIDPENSKDENRDRFVLSKGHAAPALYSTLAERGYFNKSELKSLRKFGSILQGHPNMNYVPGIDMSTGSLGQGISAAVGMALAGKIDKKDYRVYALLGDGELEEGQVWEASMAAAHYKLDNLTAFVDHNGLQIDGKCEDVMSPEPVSNKFEAFNWHVINVNGHDFNELIQAIDEARKTKGRPTMIVCKTIKGKGVSFMEDQVSWHGVAPNKEQCDRALAEIRAE from the coding sequence ATGCAAAATGATTTAAAACTTCTTAAGGAAAATGCTGTAAAAATTAGAGAAGATATTATAACTATGCTTACTGAGTCAGCTTCAGGTCATACAGGGGGTTCATTATCGGCAGTAGAGATATTAACAACTTTGTATTTTAAAGAAATGAATATAGATCCTGAAAATTCAAAGGATGAGAATAGAGATAGATTTGTCTTATCTAAAGGTCATGCAGCACCAGCTCTCTATAGCACTTTAGCGGAAAGAGGATATTTTAATAAAAGTGAGTTAAAGAGTCTTAGAAAATTTGGATCTATCCTTCAGGGGCATCCTAATATGAATTATGTACCTGGTATAGATATGTCCACAGGATCTTTAGGACAGGGAATTTCAGCAGCAGTGGGAATGGCGTTAGCAGGTAAAATTGACAAAAAAGATTACAGGGTTTATGCACTACTTGGAGATGGTGAATTAGAAGAAGGACAGGTTTGGGAAGCATCCATGGCTGCGGCACATTATAAATTGGATAACTTAACTGCTTTTGTTGATCACAATGGACTTCAAATTGATGGAAAATGTGAGGATGTAATGTCGCCAGAACCAGTAAGTAATAAATTTGAAGCTTTTAATTGGCATGTAATTAATGTAAATGGACACGATTTTAATGAATTAATACAGGCGATAGACGAAGCTAGGAAAACTAAAGGAAGACCTACAATGATAGTATGTAAAACCATAAAGGGAAAAGGTGTAAGTTTTATGGAAGACCAAGTTTCTTGGCACGGAGTTGCACCAAATAAAGAACAATGTGATAGAGCTTTAGCTGAGATTAGAGCGGAATAG
- a CDS encoding S41 family peptidase, giving the protein MNNKKKWIIFTVAILIVTNVLTFLIGNRVTLSLPNGNVEISRTSLDEVMKFKKLFLVREQLYKYYDGKIDDNALVNGAIKGMTNSLNDPYTVFMDAEETKSFNNQLQGQEYVGVGIQVENREDKVTVNAVFEGSPAEKAGVKSGDSIIKVNGTQITGTELNKAVSLMKGKEGTNVTLTIQRAGKGNFDVVAKREKIEYNTVTGQMLSNSIGYIDISMFDENTGENFNKKLQELKNSGMKGLILDLRDNGGGILDDCLDVASNFVDKGKTVVYTVDKNGKKQVYKSKGGSAIGIPLVVLTNGNTASASEIFSGAIKDYKAGTLIGEKTFGKGVVQTSFNTGDNTQLKVTISKWYTPLDENINHKGFQPDMEVKYPQELLNKPYDRNSDPQFKKALEVISSKIK; this is encoded by the coding sequence ATAAATAACAAGAAAAAATGGATAATATTTACTGTGGCTATATTAATAGTAACAAATGTGCTGACATTTTTAATTGGGAATAGAGTTACTTTAAGTTTACCTAATGGAAATGTAGAGATAAGCAGAACCAGTTTAGATGAAGTAATGAAATTTAAAAAGTTATTTTTAGTAAGAGAACAATTGTATAAATATTATGACGGTAAAATTGATGATAACGCTTTAGTGAATGGGGCTATTAAAGGTATGACCAATTCTCTTAATGATCCTTATACAGTATTTATGGATGCAGAGGAAACAAAGTCTTTTAATAATCAACTTCAAGGACAGGAGTATGTAGGAGTTGGTATACAGGTTGAAAATAGAGAAGATAAAGTTACTGTTAATGCTGTATTTGAAGGTTCACCAGCAGAAAAAGCCGGTGTAAAATCAGGAGATAGTATAATTAAGGTAAATGGAACGCAAATTACAGGAACAGAGCTTAATAAAGCAGTTTCTCTTATGAAGGGAAAAGAAGGTACAAATGTAACATTAACTATACAGAGAGCTGGTAAGGGAAATTTTGATGTAGTTGCTAAAAGAGAAAAAATTGAATACAATACGGTTACAGGACAGATGTTATCTAACAGTATTGGTTACATAGACATATCTATGTTTGATGAAAATACCGGAGAAAATTTTAATAAAAAATTACAAGAACTCAAGAATTCAGGAATGAAAGGATTAATATTGGATTTAAGAGATAATGGAGGCGGAATTTTGGATGATTGTTTAGATGTTGCATCTAACTTCGTAGATAAAGGAAAGACTGTAGTTTATACGGTAGATAAAAATGGTAAAAAACAAGTTTATAAATCAAAAGGTGGAAGTGCTATTGGTATTCCATTAGTAGTACTTACAAATGGAAATACAGCTAGTGCATCGGAAATATTCTCTGGTGCAATAAAAGATTATAAGGCAGGTACTTTAATTGGTGAAAAAACTTTTGGTAAAGGGGTAGTTCAAACAAGTTTTAATACTGGAGATAATACTCAATTAAAAGTTACTATATCAAAATGGTATACTCCTTTGGATGAAAATATAAATCATAAAGGATTTCAACCAGATATGGAAGTGAAATATCCACAAGAGTTGTTAAATAAGCCTTATGATAGAAATTCAGATCCACAATTTAAAAAGGCTTTAGAAGTAATCAGCAGTAAGATTAAATAA
- a CDS encoding YitT family protein, translating to MKKLKEYVIITIGSLIVALSIKLFLEPSKIAAGGVMGIAIILNEVFPMLSVGLLMTLLNSALFILAFSAIGGKFGAKTIYSSLGLSGMVWIMDHFFTFGTITNNVLLATLFGTLLSGIGMGIVFNQNASTGGTDIIAKILNKFFHIDIGKSLLIVDLVITFFAGATLGADLGMFSLLSVIIQGFIIDMVIEGFNRCKQIMIISRENEKISKYIIEKLNRGCTIFNGKGGYTGNDTFILYTVLSRNEFIKLRNYIKEVDDKAFISVSDAREVLGNGFNNIISED from the coding sequence ATGAAAAAATTAAAAGAATATGTAATAATAACAATAGGATCTTTAATAGTTGCCCTAAGTATAAAGCTTTTTTTAGAACCGAGCAAAATAGCTGCAGGTGGAGTTATGGGAATAGCAATAATATTAAATGAAGTATTCCCAATGCTTTCAGTAGGACTTTTAATGACTTTGTTGAATTCGGCTTTATTTATACTGGCTTTCAGTGCTATAGGCGGAAAATTTGGAGCCAAAACCATATATTCAAGCTTAGGTCTTTCAGGAATGGTTTGGATTATGGATCATTTTTTTACCTTCGGAACTATTACTAACAATGTATTGCTTGCAACGCTATTTGGAACTCTTTTAAGCGGTATTGGTATGGGTATAGTATTTAATCAGAATGCCTCTACTGGAGGAACTGATATTATTGCAAAGATTTTAAATAAGTTTTTTCATATTGATATTGGTAAATCTTTACTAATTGTAGATCTTGTTATAACATTTTTTGCAGGAGCTACCCTTGGTGCTGACCTTGGTATGTTTTCACTGTTATCAGTTATAATTCAAGGTTTTATAATAGATATGGTTATAGAAGGATTTAATAGATGTAAACAAATAATGATAATTAGTAGAGAAAATGAAAAAATAAGTAAATATATCATAGAAAAGCTTAATAGAGGGTGTACTATTTTTAATGGTAAAGGTGGCTACACTGGGAATGATACTTTTATATTATATACAGTGCTCAGTAGAAATGAATTTATAAAATTAAGGAATTATATAAAAGAAGTTGATGATAAGGCTTTTATATCTGTAAGTGATGCCAGGGAAGTATTGGGAAATGGTTTCAATAATATAATAAGCGAAGATTAA
- a CDS encoding type II toxin-antitoxin system PemK/MazF family toxin, which yields MTMVVKRGDIFYADLSPVVGSEQGGIRPVIIIQNDIGNKYSPTVIVAAITSQINKAKLPTHVEISSEEYGLNKDSVVLLEQIRTLDKKRLKEKIGHMTESDMEKVDKALLVSIALKCD from the coding sequence ATGACGATGGTGGTGAAACGAGGAGATATATTCTATGCTGATTTAAGTCCAGTAGTTGGATCAGAACAGGGTGGAATAAGGCCTGTTATCATTATTCAAAATGATATAGGCAATAAGTACAGTCCTACAGTAATTGTAGCAGCGATTACTTCACAGATAAATAAGGCAAAACTTCCAACTCATGTTGAAATTTCTTCAGAGGAATATGGATTAAATAAAGATTCGGTAGTTTTGTTAGAACAGATAAGAACTCTTGACAAAAAACGACTTAAGGAAAAGATTGGTCATATGACCGAGAGTGATATGGAAAAAGTAGATAAAGCACTCTTAGTAAGTATAGCTCTTAAGTGTGATTAA
- a CDS encoding transketolase family protein, which yields MSKKVATREAYGKALARIGSNNKKIVVLDADLSKSTKTAEFKEKCTDRFINMGIAEGNMMSVAAGLATCGKIAFASTFAIFAAGRAFEQIRNSICYTKLNVKICATHAGITVGEDGASHQSVEDLSLMRSIPNMTVISPSDAVETEAAIEAIAEYQGPCYVRLGRAPVNVINDVPDYKFQIGKGVVLREGTDAAIVATGIMVDAALEAHDILKDQGINVKVINIHTVKPIDKELIISAAKETGIIVTAEEHSIIGGLGSAVCEVTGEEYPVPVLRVGIKDVFGESGKPDELLKAYNLTAQDIAMQVKKGINLKSNQLLFK from the coding sequence ATGTCAAAGAAAGTAGCCACAAGAGAAGCTTATGGAAAAGCTTTAGCTAGAATAGGATCAAACAATAAAAAAATTGTTGTGCTGGATGCGGATTTGTCCAAATCTACTAAAACGGCAGAGTTTAAAGAGAAATGCACTGACAGATTTATTAATATGGGAATTGCAGAGGGTAATATGATGTCAGTAGCAGCTGGACTTGCTACTTGTGGTAAAATTGCCTTTGCTAGTACTTTTGCTATATTTGCAGCAGGAAGAGCTTTTGAGCAAATAAGGAATTCTATTTGTTATACTAAACTGAATGTAAAGATATGTGCTACTCATGCGGGAATTACAGTGGGGGAAGATGGAGCGTCACATCAATCTGTAGAAGATTTATCTTTAATGAGAAGTATCCCAAATATGACTGTTATATCTCCAAGTGATGCAGTTGAAACAGAAGCGGCTATTGAAGCTATAGCTGAATATCAGGGACCTTGTTATGTTAGACTTGGAAGAGCACCAGTAAATGTTATAAATGATGTACCTGATTATAAATTTCAAATTGGTAAAGGTGTTGTCTTAAGAGAAGGTACAGATGCAGCTATTGTTGCTACGGGGATTATGGTAGATGCAGCTTTAGAAGCTCATGATATATTAAAAGATCAAGGTATAAATGTTAAAGTAATTAACATACATACAGTAAAGCCTATAGATAAAGAATTAATTATTTCAGCAGCAAAAGAAACTGGTATTATTGTAACTGCAGAAGAGCATAGCATAATTGGAGGATTAGGTTCAGCAGTTTGTGAGGTTACTGGAGAAGAATATCCTGTGCCTGTGCTTAGAGTTGGTATTAAAGATGTATTTGGAGAAAGTGGAAAACCAGATGAACTTTTAAAAGCATATAATTTAACTGCTCAGGATATAGCAATGCAGGTTAAAAAAGGTATAAACTTAAAAAGTAATCAGCTGTTGTTCAAGTAA
- the ftsE gene encoding cell division ATP-binding protein FtsE — MIEFKNVSKVYMNDVVALSNINISIKKGEFVFLVGPSGAGKSTFVKLLMREIEPTAGSIIVNDTDITTLSRKQIPFYRRKVGMVFQDFRLIPTLNVYENVAFAMRIIQASHKEIKKRVPLVLAMVGLSDKYKDFPNQLSGGEQQRVSIARAIVNNPAILIADEPTGNLDPDTANDIMNIISDINRAGTTVLMATHARNIVNDMKKRVLAIENGVLARDEQRGRYDEN; from the coding sequence ATGATTGAGTTTAAAAATGTCAGTAAGGTTTATATGAATGATGTTGTAGCACTTTCAAATATTAATATAAGTATAAAAAAGGGTGAGTTTGTTTTTTTAGTTGGTCCTAGTGGAGCTGGTAAATCTACTTTTGTAAAGCTTCTGATGAGAGAGATTGAACCTACTGCTGGAAGTATAATAGTAAATGACACTGACATTACTACATTATCTAGAAAACAGATTCCTTTTTATAGGAGAAAAGTGGGAATGGTATTTCAGGATTTTAGACTTATACCAACGCTAAATGTTTATGAAAATGTAGCTTTTGCCATGAGGATTATTCAGGCAAGTCACAAAGAAATAAAGAAAAGAGTACCTCTAGTATTAGCAATGGTAGGGTTGTCTGATAAATATAAAGATTTCCCAAATCAGCTCTCTGGTGGAGAGCAGCAAAGAGTTTCAATTGCTAGGGCCATAGTAAATAATCCAGCTATACTAATAGCGGACGAGCCTACAGGAAATCTTGATCCGGATACTGCTAATGATATAATGAATATAATAAGCGATATAAATAGAGCGGGTACAACTGTTTTAATGGCAACACATGCTAGGAATATAGTTAATGATATGAAAAAGAGGGTTCTAGCTATTGAAAATGGTGTCTTGGCTAGGGATGAACAGAGAGGTAGATACGATGAGAATTAG
- the ftsX gene encoding permease-like cell division protein FtsX, producing the protein MRISTIKLFIIDAMKSIRRNATISLASAATVMATLFILGAFSMLLLNVKVGITDVESQVEAQIILKDDIKIDQQQQVYNKISKLDGVTSITFKSKKQALQDLKQQLGDKNKGLVAGMENDNPLPNSYIVKVKQPDYVSQVVSAVQSGGKYMDGIEQAKDGRDIVNKISAITKTIQWVGGALFVILIGVSLFLIGNTIRLAVYSRRKEINIMKYIGATDWFIRWPFIIEGMIIGLFGSIVSVLLLYYIYGLAYNKATSSISMMMSFISPIYIFTHISWLFMIIGIFIGAIGSIIAIRKFLIV; encoded by the coding sequence ATGAGAATTAGTACTATTAAGTTATTTATTATAGATGCTATGAAGAGTATAAGAAGAAATGCAACAATAAGTTTAGCGTCTGCAGCTACGGTAATGGCTACATTATTTATTTTGGGAGCCTTTTCAATGCTCCTTTTAAATGTAAAAGTTGGTATAACAGATGTGGAATCACAAGTTGAAGCTCAGATCATTTTAAAGGATGATATTAAAATAGATCAACAGCAGCAAGTATATAATAAAATAAGTAAATTAGATGGTGTAACAAGTATTACTTTTAAAAGCAAAAAGCAGGCATTGCAAGATTTGAAACAGCAATTGGGCGACAAGAATAAAGGGTTAGTTGCAGGTATGGAAAATGATAATCCTCTTCCAAATTCATATATAGTAAAGGTTAAGCAGCCTGATTATGTATCACAAGTTGTTAGCGCAGTACAGTCTGGCGGTAAATATATGGACGGTATAGAACAAGCTAAGGATGGAAGAGATATAGTTAATAAGATTTCAGCAATAACTAAAACTATACAGTGGGTTGGAGGAGCTTTATTTGTTATATTAATAGGAGTTTCGTTATTTCTTATAGGAAATACTATTAGACTTGCGGTATACTCAAGGCGTAAAGAAATTAACATAATGAAATATATAGGTGCTACAGATTGGTTTATAAGATGGCCTTTTATTATAGAAGGAATGATAATTGGATTGTTTGGATCTATCGTATCAGTGTTACTCTTATATTATATATATGGATTAGCTTATAATAAGGCAACTTCTTCAATATCTATGATGATGAGCTTTATAAGTCCTATTTATATATTTACACATATATCTTGGCTATTTATGATTATTGGAATATTTATAGGAGCTATTGGTAGTATAATAGCAATAAGAAAATTCTTAATAGTGTAA
- a CDS encoding CopG family ribbon-helix-helix protein: MSSSKRLVVNLSDTLCSEFDKALKEDCKKRSEFIREAIILYIEEKKKINFMEEMKKGYMEMSELNLEICEMGFCSDIKELKEYEVKLSESDLPDDDGGETRRYILC; the protein is encoded by the coding sequence ATGTCAAGCTCAAAGAGATTAGTAGTAAACCTCTCAGATACACTATGTAGTGAATTTGATAAAGCACTAAAGGAAGATTGTAAAAAAAGAAGTGAATTTATTCGTGAAGCAATAATATTATATATAGAAGAGAAGAAAAAAATCAATTTTATGGAAGAAATGAAAAAGGGATATATGGAGATGTCAGAATTAAACCTAGAAATTTGTGAAATGGGTTTTTGCTCTGATATAAAAGAATTAAAAGAATATGAAGTTAAGCTTTCGGAGAGTGATTTGCCTGATGACGATGGTGGTGAAACGAGGAGATATATTCTATGCTGA